CTTCTCATCACTGTAAAAGTATAGATAGTCTGTTACAGAAGGGCTAAATGCTGCTTCAATCGCTTTCCTTCCAGGGTTGCATATCGGTCCCGAAGGTAATGCCTTACATTTATACATGTTATAGTATTCGTTATATCGATTTACATCACCGGTTATATATGGCTTAATGTAGCGTTCAACATAATATGTTCCGCAATCCATCTGCAACTTCATATTAATGTTCAGACGATTATAGATTACTGATGATACCTGTTTCATAACTGCCGGATCAGAGGTTTCCTTCTCAATGATTGACGCAATCGTCAGAATCTCATTCACACTATAGCCCATTGCTTCTGCCTTCTTTCGGTCATTCTCTGTGATCCTGCTCTCAGCATTGCGAAGGAACTTACCTATTACGTCCTGTGCTTTGCTCAAGCGATAAAACTCATAGGTATCCGGATATAAATATCCCTCCAGCTTATAACAACGATGCTCATTTTCTTCTATGGCCGCTACAAGCGGATAGTAAGAAAAATCATAGTTTTCCATAGCATCATATAATTGCTTCGTAGAAGAGCAAACACCCTTTTTCACCAATAGGTTAAATACCTGTGGTACGCTATAGCCTTCTGGAATGGTTACCTTAACCGTATTCGATATTCCGTTTACAGAGGTGGCTTTGGGAAGCTCTGTTACAGCTTGATATGGATTATATAGAAGAACTCCGCTGTAAGTCAATGTATCATAACCCATCTTCTGCATATCTGCAGTTTTATAATATCCAAAGCCCTTCGTGCTGTTGAACAACCACTTAAGAGAATTCATATGTACCATGACTGCTGAGCTGGAGGGTGAGATATACGTTGGATATACCAGCTTTTTCTTTGAAGCTTTCGCATTTGCATAATAAGTAGCATATTGATTATCAGTTTTATAAATCAGCTTCTTACCATTCTGATTATTAATAATGGTTGCTGTCTCTTTCTTTTTATCATAACGATAGGTGAGTCCCGGTATCAGGTTAACCAGTCTTTCCAACGGAACCATAACATTTCCCTCATCGGTAAGTTCAATCGTGTTATCATTCTCCGATATATTATAAAAATCATAAAAGGTATATTTCCCTTTATTGTCTGCTATCATGATTCCATACTTTTTCTCCGCTGCTTCCACCTTAACGGATGAATAGCATATTGTTATTAAGACGAATAGTAAACTAAGTAGAATTAGTTTCATATAAGAGAAGGTTTTCTTTCCTGTCTTTGTATGATTGATTCGAAGATTATTGCACATCACGTCGTTGATACTCCTTTTCTCATAATAAATGCTTTTTATATAACCTGATAAGGCAATGTTTCAACACTTTTTATATTTTGTAATACTATATTTTATTTAACAAGTCTTACCATCTTACAATTTTCTTAAGAATGCGCTTTATAACAAAAAATTAAGCTTGGAGGTCACTTGCATAAGAAAATGTATGCGTGTAACATCCAAACTTAATCTGTTAAAAATATTTCTTATTCCCCCACAGGTTACTTTTCTTCAAATCCACATATTCATTATACGCACGCTCCAAAATTTGTTTTTCATTGGCAAATTTGAGCATGTGATAAGCTTCATGGAACTTATAATAACCGGAGTCCATAAAAAATTCTTCCCGTTGTGGTTTACTGTAATAGCTATCAGACATCATTAAATACCAATGAACATCCTTTAATACTGTATTTTGTGGTGTGCTGAAAGAATACTGACTCTTTCCGATATACTTTATGATAGAAGCATTGGTTCCTGCTTCCTCCAATACTTCGCGTATCGCTGTTTCTTTATATTCTTCGCCTTCTTCTACGGTCCCTTTCGGTAGCACCCACCCTTCATATTTATTCTTATAATTCTTATACAGTAATAAAATCTTTCCTCTGAATATCACTACACCGCCACAGCTCGTTGCTTCTACCATCGCAATTCCTCCTGCTCTTTGGTGTACCCTCTAATTCTAACTAGAAGTATACATCAATATGCATAAGTTTTCAACCCATTATTATTGAAAGTTAACAAAGGGCTAAGAGCTGGTACGAAATTTGTCGTGCAAATAAATGAAATTATAATGGTATACACTGGCAATTAAAGCAGTTTTTATGGTTAGTTCATTTTATCATATGCCTGAAATATTTTCTTTGCAATCGGTACAGCATAATCACTACCGGTACCAACACTTTCTACAATAATACTAACTGCTATCTCCGGATCATCATAGGGTGCAAATCCGATAAACCATGCGTGAGCCGCTTTTCCTTCTGCATGATCGGCTGAACCTGTCTTACCCGCAGCTTTAATATCCAGCCCCTTCAGCTTTGATCCGGTTCCATCCGTAACGACCTTTCGCATCATCTCAGCAATATACTTAGCTTCTCCCGGAGTGATGGGCTTTGTATGAATTCGTGGTGTGTATTTCTTAACAACTCCACCATCAGCATTCTCAATATGATCAATGATATAGGGCTTCATCATAACACCACCATTGGCAATCGTAGAAGCAATCATCGCATTATGAAGAGGGGTTATCAGGGTGTTTCCCTGTCCGATGGCTGTCTGCATCGCTTCCTTTACACTGGATTGGCCCTGACGCAGTGTAAAGCTACTGGGATTACTCGCCATGGTAATGGGAAGATTTTTATTAAATAAGAAATCCTCACACAAAGAAAAGAATTTATCCTTATCTAAATCCTTTCCCATAGAAGCATAGGAGGTATTGCAGGATTTCGCAAAGGAAAGAGGTAAATCCAATTTCCCATGGGATTTATTATTATAACAGTGGATCGCCATTCCCTCATATTCAATTCTTCCGTTACAATCATACTTATATTTTAGGTATAAGGGATTTTCTCGAATGTATTCCAGTGATGTCAGCACCTTAAATGTAGAGCCGGGTGGATATAACCCCTGTGTTGCTCTGTTCATTAATGGTGATTCTGAATTCTTATCCTCTACAAGCTTATCCCAGTTGTCCTTAACCTTATTGGGATTATAGGAAGGCTTGGATACCATTGCAAGAATTTTACCAGTGGATGGCTCCATAATTACAACTGCTCCCCTGTTATTACCAAGTGCATCGTATGCAACCTGCTGAAGCTTTGTATTTAACGTAGTGATTACATTATCTCCCGGGCTTTTTTCACCAATCAAATCCGAATACATGACGTCAAGTGAATTCACATTTGAAGTTAACAAACGAATATTTTCCGATTCTTCTATGCCTGTTTTTCCTTTGTCATATCGACCAACCACATGAGCAAATATATCATCAAATGGATATTCTCTGGTTTCATTTCCATCTTTGTCTAATACGGTTTTTGCCAGAATTTCACCATCCGCCGACAGTATACTTCCACGAAGAATACGTTTTGACAGAACCTCCTGTCGTTTGTTATACGTACTGTTGATTACTTCATTGCTTCTGACGATTAGAAAATAAGCAAAATATCCCATCACCAGTACAAACAAACCCATAAAAATATAGATTATATTAAAAATTGATTGCTTCGGATCTGATTCCTTTTTCACTATTTTCATACAATCTCTCCATTAACCTGATTCGTTTCTCTCTTTACTGTTTTCTCTTTCAAATAGACTCCCTGCATAATCATAAACATGATAATCGTCGATAATACAGAACTACCGCCGGAGCTGATAAGTGGTAATGTCACACCGGTTGATGGAATGAACTTAATAACTCCACCAATGGATAAGATCACCTGAAATCCGAACATTACTGAGAAGCCCAGTGCTATCTGCCGATAGAACATTTCCTCTTGGTGAAGGGCTATATTGATAAACATAACAAAACAGCTTGTAAAGAGTAATATCAAACAGATTGCAAACAAGCCTCCAAG
The nucleotide sequence above comes from Variimorphobacter saccharofermentans. Encoded proteins:
- a CDS encoding NUDIX hydrolase — protein: MVEATSCGGVVIFRGKILLLYKNYKNKYEGWVLPKGTVEEGEEYKETAIREVLEEAGTNASIIKYIGKSQYSFSTPQNTVLKDVHWYLMMSDSYYSKPQREEFFMDSGYYKFHEAYHMLKFANEKQILERAYNEYVDLKKSNLWGNKKYF
- the mltG gene encoding endolytic transglycosylase MltG; the protein is MCNNLRINHTKTGKKTFSYMKLILLSLLFVLITICYSSVKVEAAEKKYGIMIADNKGKYTFYDFYNISENDNTIELTDEGNVMVPLERLVNLIPGLTYRYDKKKETATIINNQNGKKLIYKTDNQYATYYANAKASKKKLVYPTYISPSSSAVMVHMNSLKWLFNSTKGFGYYKTADMQKMGYDTLTYSGVLLYNPYQAVTELPKATSVNGISNTVKVTIPEGYSVPQVFNLLVKKGVCSSTKQLYDAMENYDFSYYPLVAAIEENEHRCYKLEGYLYPDTYEFYRLSKAQDVIGKFLRNAESRITENDRKKAEAMGYSVNEILTIASIIEKETSDPAVMKQVSSVIYNRLNINMKLQMDCGTYYVERYIKPYITGDVNRYNEYYNMYKCKALPSGPICNPGRKAIEAAFSPSVTDYLYFYSDEKGEYHFSKEYHNVVAGNDSSKEE
- a CDS encoding peptidoglycan D,D-transpeptidase FtsI family protein, whose amino-acid sequence is MKIVKKESDPKQSIFNIIYIFMGLFVLVMGYFAYFLIVRSNEVINSTYNKRQEVLSKRILRGSILSADGEILAKTVLDKDGNETREYPFDDIFAHVVGRYDKGKTGIEESENIRLLTSNVNSLDVMYSDLIGEKSPGDNVITTLNTKLQQVAYDALGNNRGAVVIMEPSTGKILAMVSKPSYNPNKVKDNWDKLVEDKNSESPLMNRATQGLYPPGSTFKVLTSLEYIRENPLYLKYKYDCNGRIEYEGMAIHCYNNKSHGKLDLPLSFAKSCNTSYASMGKDLDKDKFFSLCEDFLFNKNLPITMASNPSSFTLRQGQSSVKEAMQTAIGQGNTLITPLHNAMIASTIANGGVMMKPYIIDHIENADGGVVKKYTPRIHTKPITPGEAKYIAEMMRKVVTDGTGSKLKGLDIKAAGKTGSADHAEGKAAHAWFIGFAPYDDPEIAVSIIVESVGTGSDYAVPIAKKIFQAYDKMN